Sequence from the Muntiacus reevesi chromosome 9, mMunRee1.1, whole genome shotgun sequence genome:
gtgttcctgcctggataatcccatggacagaggagcctggctggctacagttgaCAGGGTTGCAGAGATGGACGTGACAACAACTGAGCAGGCATGCGGCCATTCATGTCCTTTTCCCCCAAGCCTTTAACTTTGTGTAGGCGTATAGCAGATtatagcagattaacaatgtgtgatagtttcaggggaacagcaaagagactcagccatatatatataaatattcaaccATTCACATCTCCATCTGAATAGCTTTACAAGACCctttcaccgactcaatggacatggtttcgggtggactccgggagttggtgatggacagggaggcctggcgtgctgtggttcatggggtcacaaagagtcggacacgactgagcgactgaactgaattgaattcctCTCTAGACAGTTGTTATCTGTGCACCGAGttatgtgcctgtgtgtatgtgttagtcactcagtcatgcatgGCTTAAGCCAAGATGTTGCCTGTTTTTGTATGACCTGTGAGCCAAGAAAggcttttacattttcaaatggtTGACAAGATtaaagtgaaataatattttgtgatacataaaagtgaaatgaaatttaAGCTTTGTTGCCCATAAATAAGCTTTATTGGGTTACAGTCATGcctcattattttactttttctgtccATGGCAGCTTTTGTGTTGGAGAGGTTTGGCTGAGTAGTTATGACAGAGACTGTGTGCTCTGCAAagcctgtatgttttctttttttatgtatgAAAATCatcttatatttgtttattaattaatttttattggagtaaattGCCTTGCAATGTGGCCAGTTTCTGCTGtggagcaaagtgaatcagtcacgtGAGCACATATGTGCCCTCTttagatttccttctcatttaggtcaccaaagATCGCCGAGTAGGTCTCCCCATGCTGAACAGGAGGTTCTCACAGGTTATCTATTTCATAGAGAGCAGTGCaggcatgtcaatcccaatctcccaatctgTCTGACCCCTCATTGTCTcttggtaactataaatttgttctctacattcATGACTCTGCTTGCAAAGCCTGTATATTTTCTATGTAGCACTTTACTGAAAAAATGTGCCAGCCCCTGGCTTCAGCCAGTAACATTTGTTGCTTACTCAACAAGAAGTTGGGGGGTCAGTGGACCCAGGGTTGTTTCGTTATTCCTATGATGCCTGAGAATCTGGCGGGTGCCCCTTCAATTCTCTTGGTTGTCCCCTCACGGCTGCAGGATGTCTACAGCAGCTCTTGGTACTACGCGCTCACATGTAAGAAGAGagggttttcattttatttcggAGAACAGTTCCAAGGACTTCAGAACAATTCTTATTTTGCTCTTATTGAGCAGAACTAGGTCATATGCCTATACCTAGatgcaaaggaacctggaataGTAAGTAGTGGTATAAACATAAACAGGGTAAGCTGACCGATGCACATCTTCGTTTTAACTTGCAAAACAACTTTTCTTAAGGTGAAAGTTGTGTAGTACTCTCcctaattggtaaagaatctatatttttcttataatggCAGAGTTTAACTAGCACTAGGCAAGTGTGGCCATAGTCAATGGGTTAATCTTCACCAGGTTAGAAAATAACATCAACCTTTTCTGAAAATTTATCACTTTAGGTGAGCAAATAGTCTCATAccacaaatattttaacaaatgtatcTTCCTGtactcattttaaaaactcatcttCCTTAGATGTATTAAACTGAATCCTTCAACAGAGAAAAGATTTTGACTTATAGCTTCCCACAGAAACTCAGCGATGATATATACATAATGAATgtagattttctaaaatatttggagattttaTGCAATTATTGGCTAATCTTCTtcctagtgttttttaaaaatataatggataatgaaaaaaaatgataatggtTAATTCAGACTTTGCACTTTCAAAAGATATTATTGgattggccagaaagtttgtttgggttttttacaTGATATCTTATGTTAAAAcctgtaaaataattaaaaatatatgctcaAAATAGTCTCTTAATCACTAGTTGAAGCTTGGCATTTGTTTTCAACTTTAATTTTAATCAGGCTAAATTAATGACAGTTATGTTTAAGACTGGGAAAGAGCATACTGATCTTACAAAGTGTTATTACGCCATTTGTAAAACTATTCACGACAGGAAATTTAATACAGATGAAGTCAAATCAGAGTAGTAAACTCACATGTAGTGTTTTCAAACCAACATCCAGTTTAATATTGGTAAATAtcaatttggaaaaattttatttccttctgagcAGGGTATCTCAATAGTAGTGTGGTGATTTTGGCTCAGATTATCTTTGCTGTGGTAGTACAGGTCTATATTCTGCATTGTAGGGCATTTCTTAGCCTCTCTAGCCTCTGCCTGCTAAATGCCAGGAACACCTCTTTCCCACACAggtaggaaatgaaaaaaatgtctccagatgctGCCACATATCCTCTTGGGGGCAAAATCACCCAtggttgaaaaccactgttctATAGCCTCACGCTCATCCGCACCAAAGGCCAGGAGAAGTGCTGTCTCAGTTTCTGACTTTGTGGTCCATAATTCCTTGAACCCGTCCTTGGGATAGTGTCATATGTAAAACCACATGACTGAGTTCATGATAAGCAAGAGCTGGGTCTAATTGCCCTCAGAACAGAATAGAGCCCCATAGCCTAAGTGCCCTGAGAACACTGGGTGAAATTACTTTAATATATTCCCTATTGATTTCTGAAGTTATGTTACCTACAAGGAAGTTTGAGATGTTGGTATCCAGGTCCTTCTTCCCATGAAGTAGGTGCCTGATGAGGAAGGGGAAAGGCATGGCCTCTCTGGGGACCAGTCTTCTCTCATGTGATCATCAtacaccccctccacccccagtatCTCTCAGCAACGTGAACTCAAGGCTGAGCTGCCGAATTCTTATTTCTCTGTGGAACGTCTGAGAGGCAGTCTACTGTGCTCTTGTTTCTAATCAGGTGGAATAGACTCACTGGCTTAGTCTCAGCATTCCTAAGGCTGCAGGGAGAGCAGATCCTCCATCTGGCAACTCCTGAGATGTATGAGCTCTGGCACATAACTTGGCCTTAATGCTTGGAGATTGAAAACTGGATGTGCTCAGAGCACTATTCACATTCCTGGGGTCAGAACAGATAAAAGGAACAGTAGTGAGACCGCAGAGGCCCAGAAACAGTGGGGTTGGTTTTGTTTGTGAGGATGTGATAACTATAATTCCCCTTTGAAAGCAAACGGAGTGCGACCAGGAAGGCCATGGTATTTCACAAAGTGCTCTCACGCTGGCCTGACCTTTGCCTGAAACAAGCACTCTGCTAGACCTGGGATTCAGGGATGGAAAGATGTGGTCTTGGTCCTTGGTGACCTTTGTTCTTTCAGTGTTTTCTGAACTTCTGTGGTGTACCAAATACTGTGCTAAGAAGGCTAGGATGATCTGTATGCACTGTTCCTCCATCCTATGTACGTTCACTGACTGTAATTTTGTGCAGGTGCTTCAGTTAGCACTGGAGATGGAGCGGTAGCAAGACATAGTCTCTGCTCTAGAAAGTCCACAGTTTGGTGGGAAAGATGGTCACATAGCACAATTATAATTCAATGTGTATATGGATTGCAGAGATGGATTTCCTATTTCTGAGAAGACTCTAAGGTTGTAGAGTCTGAATGGTAGCATTTCATATATGCAAGGGACTATTATATAATTTAGCTGCTAAAGGAGGAAGTCTTTTGTGTTATTTCAGATCACACACCCAAATTACTGCCTCCTGGTGGCTCacttcagttgatcagtcgtgtacgactctttgcgaccccgtgaatcgcagcacgccaggcctccctgtccatcaccaactcccggagtccaaccaaacccatgtccatcgagttgatgatgccatccaaccatctcatcctctgtcatccccttctcctcctgccctcaatctttcccagcatcagggtcttttccaatgagtcagctcttcgcatcaggtgaccaaagtattggagtttcagcttcaacatcagtccttccaatgaacacccaggactgatctcctttacaatgaactggtttgatctccttgcagtccaagggaccctcaagagtcttctccaacaccacagttcaaaagtatcaattcttcagtgctcagctttctttatagtccaactctcacatccatacatgaccactggaaaaaccatagccttgactaacggacctttattggcaaagtaatgtctctgctttttaatatgctctctaggttggtcataactttccttccaaggagtaagtgtcctttaatttcatggttgcagtcaccatccgcagtgattttggagtccaggaaaataaagtcaaccactgtttcctggTGGCTACATCATGGTTAAAACATAgtgtgacagaatttattttcctgggaCTTTCTTCCAATCCAGAGGTGCAGAAAGTCTGCTTTGTGATATTTCTGCTCCTGTATGTAGCCATCGTGCCGGGGAATTTCCTCATTGTCCTCACTGTCATGAGCAGCAGAAGCCTTGgctcccccatgtacttcttcctaaGCTACCTGTCCTTTGTGGAGATCTGCTATGCCTCGACGACAGCCCCCAGACTCATCTCAGGTCTGCTGGCTGAAAGGAAAGCCATATCTCTGTGGGGCTGCATGTCACAAGTTTTCTTTATCCACTTGTTTGGTGGCACTGAGGCTTTCCTGttcactgtgatggcctatgactgctacgtggccatctgcaagcccctcAGCTACACCACCATCATGAACCGGCAGGCGTGTGCCTTCCTGGTGGGAGCAGCGTGGGTGGGAGGCTTCGTGCTTTCCTTGGTCGATAGCCTTCTCGTCTTCCActtgcccttctgtggccccaatgtgaTCGACCACTATTTCTGTGACGTGCTTCCCCTGCTCAAACTTGCCTGCTCTGACACCTTCCTCGTTGGTCTTCTGATTGTTGCCAATGGGGGAACCCTGTCTGTGATCAGCTTCGTGATCCTCTTAGCCTCCTATGTGGTCATCTTGCTGCATCTGAGGACTCGGAGCTCCGAGGGGCGGCGCAaggccctgtccacctgtgggtcCCACATCACCGTGGTCACCTTATTTTTTGCTCTCTGCGTCTTCATCTATCTGAGACCTTCCGCCACCCTGTCTGCGGACAAGACGGTGGCCGTGTTCTACACGGTGATCACCCCACTGCTCAACCCTGTCATCTGCTCCCTGAGAAATGCTGAAGTGAAGAAGGCCATGGAGAGGCTGTGGGTCAGAGCAGTGAAGCCAGAAGAGAGGTAGAGGCTGAGCCTTGGTCTTGATCCTTGGGTTTAAGTGATGCCCTGTCCAAACTGAAGGGGTAGAATGAGATGAAGGACAGTTCCCAGGACTTGCTAATTTTAGAGTTACTCTTCATCAGCTTCACTGTAATCACTTACCATATATTTTCTCTTACTGTTACTTAATTGGCCACTTTTCTGTTAGATGTGTAAattgtttctgaaattttataatataaataacaaTGTTCTAAGTTTCCTGAACAGAAATCTTTAATGATACtgatttaaacagttttttgctATAGAAACCTTGCTTTGTTAAAAAGTGTAATAACTTTTGATGCGTGGTGCTAAATAAGTTCTTAATGCTTGTAACTCGACactcattaaattttttcttgatgAGGAATAGGATTTTATATAGTCTCAACTCATTTCCCCACAAGAGATTTATTAATTGAAAAAGGATAAATATGACTTTACAATCAAGAATCCTGGAAGGCACTCTTTTTAGTAATTAGACACATTTATGATATTTAGACTGAGAGGCACACAGCATAATTGCTGCAATAGTCTTGTCAAAAGTATATAATGTCACTTTAATCATAAATATCAGTTAAGCCTGCCCTGAAGAATAGTTTGCAAGGAAAGAGATCAAGATGGTAGGATAGGAGGATGCTGACTCACCTCCCTTTATGAATATATGAAAACTACAACCGCATATATAGTGACTCTCACTGCAGTTAGTCTGGGTACTAGCAGAATTCTCCTACAACCAAAGCTGTGAACAAAGATCCACATGGAGTCTGCTAGTAAGGGAGGAGAAGCAGACCCATGTTTCCAAGGGGCACAGGAGAGGAGCGAGTGTTACAAGGTCAGGAATCCTCCCTGGGGAGTGAGAATTTAGACCCACACCTCGGTACCCCAGCCTTGGTTCTGATACTGGTTTAGACAAGCCTCTTATGGAAAACCGGTGAGGATTCCTGGGGGACTCTGCTCTTGAAAACaccgcacacacacacttgcttacTTCCAGTCACAGCACAAAGGCAGTGGATTAAAAGCTGCCTGTTGCTCCTGCCGCTTACCAGGATCACCCCGTGTCCCCAGGTCCTCACTGGGCTCCTGTTCCACCCCTCTTGCTCTGCTGCTTCTCCCCACTAAGGCAGGGGCTGCACACTTCGAGGGAACGAAGTCAGCTTGGACCCTGGTCCCACTTCGACTGGGGTGGAGGCAGCCGTTGCCAGCACTCGCTTTGGTGCACGTGCTCGAGAGGCAGCGAGACCAGCTCCCGAGTGGAGATAGCCCCCGCCAGAGCGTCTGTCATTGTGCTCGCTCtctgaagggagagagggaagctaCAGGACAGAGACCTCCACCCCTGGGGCGTGCATCCCCTGGGCACACTTGGGAGGGCGTGGAACGAGCCCAGTGGTGTGGCACCCACTGCCCAGACCCCCGCCCATCCTGTAACCGAGGTCCACACGTGCGTGCTAAGCCACTCCAGCTGCGTCCccctctgtgtgatcccatggactctatgtAGCCcactggcttctctgtccgtggcatctccaagcaagaatactagagtgggttgccatgcccttctccaggggatcttctgacccagggatcgaaactgtgtctctctTCTGTTGcaatggcaggtggcttctttaccaccagcaccacctgggaagtgcagcTGCAGGACCTCACACCCCAGCCAGCTCCCAAAGCAGGGTGGAGACCGCCATCCACCCTGGGAGAAGCCCGCTGCTCTCAGGCCTCCTGGTTCACCTCCTTGGGCAGAGTCCACCTCCAACAGGGCGGGACGGCCGCTGCGCAGGGGGAGCTCCCCCCAAGCCACGGGGCACACGCAGACACACGGGCTGCCTCCTCAGGAGGACGTGCCCCCAAGGCCGGCACGGGTGACAGCTTCACAGTTTCATAGAGAAGGTTAGACAAAATGAGGAGACAAAGGGATAGgtttcaaatgaaagaacaagaaaataatcCATGAAAAAACCTGAGTGAGACAGAGAAGTAAATTACCTGATAAAGAGTTTGAATCAACCGTAACTGAACTTGGGAAAAGAACAGttgaacacagtgagaattttaacaaagattaaggaaatataaaaaagaaccagtcagagctgaagaatacagtaaatgaaatgaaaactacaCTAAAGGGAATTAACAGCAGATTAGATGATTCAGAAGAATGTATAAGCAATCTGGTAGATAGAATAATAGAAAACACTCAAccagaacagcaaaaagaaagacaaatttagAAAAACGAGAATAATTTTCGGAACTCTGTGACAACATCAAGCATACCAACATTCGCATtttaggagtcccagaaggataaaagagagaaaaatgtattcaatacTTTGAGTTCCCAGAGCACTTAGCTAGAATCTTTTCAAGCCTTTGCTACGTAAATTTCAGCATGTATTTTTCTTACCCCTCCAGCCCCGACTCTGCCCCTAGACTTTAACTCTTGGGTATATGGCATGAATCTTACTCATTTTTATACCTTGCTCTTAATTATATACAGTAACACTTAATAAATACATGGTCTATTAAATTTCCAGAAGTCACTAGTGCTTCAGATTGTAAGTGAACAGTCGTTGTTGCATCTGTATTTTCACCTCAGCCATCTAATCAATAAACCGATATCATACTGCTTGAGACAAATCAATAATCactgcttaatttttttctgagaataACATACATTGGCTGgagaatccaaaggacagaggatcctggcgtcgcagagtcagacatgactgaagtcactcagcacacacacacgttatgtatgtatatgaaaagAGCATGTGTTAAGTATATCTTTTACTATCATCCAaggtatttcatatattttatctccatttcatCCTAAAATGCTCTGGTGATGTAGGTGTGAGTCTCCTGCTTTATGGATAAAGAGGCTGAGGCTTTGGGAGATCAGTGCCTTGATCCAGGTCATGGAGTTAGGTCCCCAAAAGGCTGAATTCAAACCCAGGACTGTCTGATTTCTGAGTTCTTGCTCTCTCTGTGTTTTCCTCTGCTGCTTTTTAAAGATCACAGAACACAAACATCTAAGTCTCTGAATTCCAAAACTGAGGTTTCATAATCTCTGTTATTGTCAGGTGTTTTTTTCTATGGAATCACTTCAACGTAAATGAAAAGTGTTTCTTCAAAATACAGCCTGAACTGCCTTATGATGTTCACATGTGTTCCTGGGTCCACAGAAACCAGGGCTTGAGACGCCAGATCTGGAAACAGTGAGTTAAAAAGCCAGGGAAGCATGGGGCTCCTCTCAGCTCAGCCTCTAGTTCTCGTGAAAGCAAAAGCTGATCACTGAGTTGCAAGAGTTAGCTAATATACAGGATCGAACGCCTTGTGTTGGCCAAGAAGAATTCTTCAAATGCTGAAAAAGGCCGCCTTCTTGAGACTGACGTACATTTCAGAAAATGGGAAACAGAAGTCAAAGACTAGTATGAGTTGACTATCCCCTAATCAGTTTCCTAAAATTAGATCTGAAGGGCGCCACCCCAGGTGGACAATGCTCACtttgcagttgaggaaactgCAGGTCAAGGACTCTTCCAAAGCCCCGGTTGTTTTTTCTGAACCAGCTGTTTGTGAACCATGAGTTAGAACCCGGAGTTCTTCAAGCACCTCAGGGATTGGTGAAGAAGCAGAGCAGGAGAAGACAAGATGCAGGCAAACAGGTACTTGCAGGACTTCAATTAAGGCAGCAGattatcttatttctttttgaaaaataagcttTACATGTAAGATTTATGTTCATAAAACACAGTCAGATCCTTTAAGGAACTTTAAAACACATTGT
This genomic interval carries:
- the LOC136175702 gene encoding olfactory receptor 4X2-like, translated to MVAVTIRSDFGVQENKVNHCFLVATSWLKHSVTEFIFLGLSSNPEVQKVCFVIFLLLYVAIVPGNFLIVLTVMSSRSLGSPMYFFLSYLSFVEICYASTTAPRLISGLLAERKAISLWGCMSQVFFIHLFGGTEAFLFTVMAYDCYVAICKPLSYTTIMNRQACAFLVGAAWVGGFVLSLVDSLLVFHLPFCGPNVIDHYFCDVLPLLKLACSDTFLVGLLIVANGGTLSVISFVILLASYVVILLHLRTRSSEGRRKALSTCGSHITVVTLFFALCVFIYLRPSATLSADKTVAVFYTVITPLLNPVICSLRNAEVKKAMERLWVRAVKPEER